From Montipora foliosa isolate CH-2021 chromosome 6, ASM3666993v2, whole genome shotgun sequence, a single genomic window includes:
- the LOC138007636 gene encoding sodium- and chloride-dependent GABA transporter 2-like has protein sequence MEEKLTAKKVLENGNEEKREQWTRKLDFILSCIGYAVGLGNLWRFPYLCYINGGASFLIPYVICLVFCGIPIFYLEVALGQYIGKGVIKSWTTICPLFGGLGFAMIVITFLISVYYNVIIAWTLYYLFLSFRKTLPWGECGNEWNSNFCKKDRVIDARVNCTAIGLPVNCTGQYISPEEEYFNGHVLKLSDGIDQPGEIRVELAICLLVGWICVYFCVWKGVKSVGKVVYFTALFPYLVLFILLIRGATLEGAAQGVLFYLKPDFSRLKDPKVWVQAAGQIFYSLSIGMGGLLTYSSFNKFNNNCERDSVVVSLINCLTSFFAGFTVFTMMGFMAHILQTEVGNAVKGGPGLVFMAFPEGIKQLPIPQLWAVLFFFMLFNLGLDSQFVGVETCTTVVTDWSPRMRKYKSLISLGFCIVCYVMGLAHVTQGGLYVFEMFDIQSGGISLVLIALMESIAIGWIYGTDKFCKNIETMVGHRPNFYFRSCWKFFSPVIIMVIFAWQCVDWAGLSLGDYKYPAWAEAVGWGLCLASVLCVPGYAIYRIFSEGSSRPISERFLSLMRPDEEIMRRIEEENGLCNQEGLTLVQKNDP, from the exons ATGGAGGAAAAATTAACAGCAAAGAAAGTTCTAGAGAATGGAAATGaagaaaagcgagaacaatggaCGAGAAAATTAGATTTCATTTTATCATGTATCGGTTATGCTGTTGGGCTTGGTAACCTGTGGCGTTTTCCCTACCTGTGCTACATCAATGGAGGAG CCTCCTTCCTCATTCCATATGTAATCTGTCTGGTGTTTTGTGGAATTCCCATTTTCTACCTCGAGGTTGCCCTCGGTCAGTACATCGGTAAAGGCGTTATCAAGTCATGGACAACCATATGTCCACTTTTTGGAG GGCTCGGTTTTGCCATGATTGTCATCACTTTTCTGATCAGTGTTTATTACAACGTCATTATCGCCTGGACACTCTATTACTTGTTTCTGTCGTTTCGTAAAACTCTTCCATGGGGAGAATGTGGCAATGAGTGGAACTCCAACTTTTGCAA GAAGGACCGTGTGATTGATGCAAGAGTAAACTGCACTGCTATTGGTCTCCCTGTGAACTGCACTGGACAGTACATCTCACCAGAGGAAGAGTATTTCAA CGGACACGTACTCAAGTTGTCTGATGGAATTGACCAACCCGGTGAAATCCGCGTGGAGCTCGCCATCTGTCTTCTAGTAGGATGGATCTGTGTTTATTTCTGTGTTTGGAAGGGAGTCAAATCGGTTGGAAAG GTTGTCTATTTCACCGCGTTGTTTCCATACCTGGTGTTGTTTATTCTGCTTATTCGTGGCGCTACGTTAGAAGGAGCCGCTCAAGGAGTCCTGTTCTATCTAAAACCTGATTTCTCCCGCCTGAAAGACCCAAAG GTATGGGTACAGGCCGCAGGACAGATATTTTACTCCCTGAGTATTGGTATGGGAGGTCTTCTGACATACAGCAGCTTCAATAAGTTCAATAACAATTGCGAAAG GGACAGCGTCGTAGTATCACTGATCAATTGCCTAACCAGTTTTTTCGCCGGTTTCACCGTCTTCACAATGATGGGATTCATGGCACACATTCTCCAGACTGAAGTGGGCAACGCTGTCAAAGGAG gGCCCGGCCTTGTGTTCATGGCGTTTCCTGAGGGAATTAAACAGCTGCCTATTCCACAACTCTGGGCGGTTCTCTTCTTCTTTATGTTATTTAACCTTGGTCTGGACAGTCAG TTTGTCGGTGTTGAGACTTGCACCACAGTTGTAACTGACTGGTCACCCCGCATGCGCAAGTACAAGTCGTTGATCTCACTGGGTTTTTGCATAGTGTGTTATGTCATGGGACTTGCACACGTGACTCAG GGTGGATTGTATGTATTTGAAATGTTTGATATTCAGAGCGGAGGCATTTCGTTGGTTCTTATTGCATTAATGGAATCAATTGCAATTGGATGGATATACG GCACtgacaaattttgcaaaaacatCGAGACCATGGTTGGACATCGACCAAACTTTTATTTTCGCTCATGCTGGAAGTTCTTTTCTCCCGTTATCATCATG GTCATCTTTGCCTGGCAGTGTGTGGACTGGGCTGGACTTTCGCTCGGAGATTACAAATATCCAGCCTGGGCTGAAGCTGTGGGATGGGGACTTTGCCTAGCTTCTGTCCTCTGTGTTCCTGGTTATGCCATTTACCGTATTTTCAGCGAAGGGTCGTCACGTCCCATATCGGAG CGGTTTCTGAGCTTAATGAGACCAGATGAAGAAATCATGCGTAGAATTGAAGAGGAAAATGGACTTTGCAACCAAGAAGGATTGACGCTG gtTCAAAAGAATGACCCGTAG